The following is a genomic window from Arthrobacter sp. NicSoilB4.
GGGTCATCGCCTCGTACGCCTCGGTGGGTGTCAGGGCCCCGGCCAGCACTGGGATTCCGCGGGCTGCGGAGGCGTCGATCGACTCGGCCAGTGCCGGGGTCACCATGAACTGGCCGCCGGCCTCGGCCACGTGCTCCACATCCTGCGCTGTCAGCACTGTGCCGGCGCCGACGAAGCAGCCGGCCGGGGCCGCGGCGCGGACCTCGCGGATCGCCGCGAGTGCATCGGGCGTGGTGAGGGCGATCTCGACGAAGCGGAAACCCTCCTCCATCGCGCTGAGGGCAGCCTTCGCGGCCGCGCCGCCGTCGGTGCCGCGGACAATGGCCACCAGCCGGGTCTGCCGGATTCCCGCCAGGAGTAGTTCCGTGGTCAGCTCTGAAGTCATGTCGTTCACCATTCTGCGAAGGCTCCGTCGGGGTGGCGCCAGACGGGCCCGCGCCAGGCGTGGCCGCGCTTGTCCGCGGCGCGGACGACGGCCTCGTCGATTTCGATGCCCAGACCCGGGCCGGTCAGGCGTTCGATGTGCCCGTCCACGAACTTCAGCGGTGACTTGTCCACCACGTAGTCCAGGACTTCTGCGCCCTGGTTGTAGTGGATTCCGATGCTTTGCTCCTGGATCAGGAAGTTCGGGGTGGCGAAGCCCACCTGCAGGCAGGCTGCCAGCGCCAGCGGACCCAGCGGGCAGTGCGGGGCCAGCTGGACCTCGTAGATCTCCGCGAGTGAGGCGATCTTGCGGACCTCGGTGATGCCGCCGGCGTGGGAGAGGTCCGGCTGGGCCACCGCGATGCCGGCCTGCAGCGCGGGCAGGAATTCCTGCCGGCTGTAGAGCCGCTCACCGGTGGAGACCGGCGTCGTGGTGGACGAGGTAAATTCGCGCAGCAGGTGAGTGTTCTCCGGGACCACCGGCTCTTCGAGGAAGAACGGCCGGTACGGTTCCAGCAGCGGCGCAACGCGCCGGGCGTTGGCCAGGCTGAAGCGGCCGTGGAAGTCGACGGCAACGTCGCGGTGGTCGCCGAGGACCTCGCGGGCGGCGGCGACACGGCGGACGACGCCGTCGAGCTCCGCGACGGAGGCGACGGGGCTCATCCGGCCGCTGGCGTTCATCTTGACGGCGGTGAGCCCGACCTCCAGCTGGGCGCTGATCTGGTCGGCCACCTCGTTGGGCTCGTCCCCGCCCACCCAGCCGTACATCCGGATCCGGTCGCGGACGTGGCCGCCCAGGAGCTGGTGGACGGGGGTGTTGAAGTGCTTGCCGGCGATGTCCCACAGGGCCTGGTCCAGCCCGGAGACCGCGCTGGCCAGGATGGGCCCGCCGCGGTAGAAGGAGCCCTTGGTCATGACCTGCCAGTGGTCCTCGATGCGGAGGGCGTCGTTGCCGATCAGCAGCTCGGAGAGCTGGTCGACGGCGGTGCGGACCGTTTCGCTGCGGCCCTCGCAGGTGGCCTCGCCCCAGCCGACGATCCCGCTGTCGGTCTCGATCCGGACGAAGAGCCAGCGGGGGGCGACGAGGAAGGTTTCAATCCTGCTGATCAGTGTCATTTTGGCCTAGCCCTTGGTGGCGCCGGCGGTCATGCCGGAGACGATGTACTTCTGCGTGAAGAGCGCAATGATCATGATCGGAACAGTGACCACCGTGGCGGCCGCCATGAGCCCGCCCCAGTCGATGCTCGCGTAGGAGACGAAGTCGAAGATCGCCACCGGGAGGGTCTTGGTCTTGGAGCCGGAGAGCACCAGGGCGAACATGAAGTTGTTCCACGAGAAGATGAAGGACAGGATGCCCGCGGTGGCCATGCCGGCCACGGAGAGCGGCAGGGTGATGCGGCGGAAGGCGCCGATCGGCGTGAGACCGTCCACCTGCGCGGATTCCTCCAGCTCAAGCGGCAGCGAGTCGAAGTAGCTCATCATGATGTAAACGATCAGCGGCAGCGACACGAACATGTGGCTGAGGATCAGGACTTCGAAGCCGCCCACCATTTTCAGGTTGGAGAAGACGTAGTACCAGGGCACCAGCAGCGAGACGCCCGGGATGACGCGGGCCATCAGGACCACGAGGGCCGAGCGGTGCATGGTGAAGCGGCTCATCGCGTACGCCGCCGGGACACCGAGAACCAGGGAGAGGACCGTGGAGACGAAGGCCACCCAGAAGCTGTTGAAGATGAAGACGAAGTAGTTGTTGCGCTGCAGCACGTTCGCGTAGTTCTCGCCCGTGGGCGTGAAGAAGAACGACTTGCCGGTGTCGTAGATGTCCACATTCGTCTTGAAGGACGCCAGCAGCATCCAGAACAGCGGGGCCACCAGGAACAGCACGACGGCGACCAAGGCGGCGACGCGGAAGGTCTTGTAGGCGCGGGTGCCCAGGGGCTTGCGGCGGCGCGGGGCCGGCGCGGACCGGACGGTGTTGGCGGTCCGGGTTTCGATGTTTTCTTCTGTGTTGGACAGGACGGTCATTTGCTTACCGCTTTCTTGCGCATGGTCAGCAGCCACATGGAGCCGATGATGATCATGAAGAACAGGATCAGCACCGCGGAGGACAGCCCGTACTGGTTGTAGTCGAAGCTCAGGCCATAGGCGTAAACGTTGAGGGTCTCCACCTCGTGGAAGGACCCGCCGCCCTTGCCCTTGGTGGCATAGAGGATGTCGAAGGTCTTCAGGGCATCGATGCCCCGGAGCAGGATGGCCACGATCACGGTCGGCATCATGAGGGGCAGCGTGATGAAGAAGAAGCGCTGGAACGCGTTGGCGCCGTCCATCCGGGCCGCCTCGTCGGGCTCCTCGGACAGCGAGGTCAGGCCGGCGAGCAGGATCAGCACCACCATGGGAGTCCACTGCCACACGTCCATGAAGATGGTGGTGCCCAGCGCGGTGTCCTGGCCGGAGAGCCACGGCTGCGGCGGGATGCCGACCATGCCGAGCAGCTGGTTGACGAAGCCGATGTTGGGGTCGAAGATCAGCCGCCACATCATGCCGACGGCCACGGGGGTGGCTACCAGCGGCAGCAGGATGGCCACACGGACCCACTTTTCGCCGCGGAACGGGCGCCACAGCAGCAGCGCGATGCACATGCCCAGCACCACTTCGCAGACCAGGGCGACGCCGGTGAAGCTCAGCGTGCGGCCGACGGCGGGCCAGAAGCGTTCGACGTCGGACAGGACCGTGAGGTAGTTCTCCAGGCCGACGAACTCGGACGCGGCGCGGACCGAGCCCTGCGAATCGGTGAGGCTGAGGTAAAGGGTCCAGGCCAGCGGGAAGATGATCAGGACGCCGACGAAGATCATCGCGGGGGCGGCGAAGAGCCACTTGCGGTGCCGGTTGGCCCAGGCGGAGAAGTTCTCACGGGCGCCGGAGGCACTGCGGGCGTTGCGGCCGGACGGCGGCTGGGACTGCGCGCTGCGCGGAGGAGTCAGTACAGACATGGTTCACCTAAGGAGTCGGGGGTGAAGTGAAGAGCTGGCCGCGGCGGGGCGGCTGCTGGGCTGCCGCCCCGCCGGGCTGGTGATGCATCAGGCGTGAAGTACGCCGGTGCTACTTCTTTTCGCTGTCCAGGAACTTCTGGAAGGCGTCGTGAGCCGTGTCGGCGGCAGCGGAGGCGTCCTCACCGGTGATGGTCGCTACGATCGGGCCGCCCACGATTTCGCGGGCCTTTCCGACGGTGACAACCTCGGGACGGTCGTGGCCGACGCCGTTTTTGGCGCTGGTGGAGATGGCCTCGGCCAGGTCCTTCGGGTAGGTGGAGGTGCCGGCGGGATCGGCCCAGACGGAGCTGCGGGGTCCGGGGACACCGGCCTTCTGCGCTGCCAGGGTGCGTTCCTTGCTCGTGGCCCACTGGATGAACTTCCAGGCGTTGTCCTGGTTGCCCGAGGCTTCGTTGACGGCGAGGCCCCACGACGGGATGTTGTACGGCTTGGAACCTGCCGGTCCGGCGGGCAGCGCGGCGAAGCCGACCGTGTCGGCCACCTTGGACTTGGCGGGGTCCGTGGCGTTCTTGTAGAGCGAGTCGGCCTCGGTGTAGAAGGCGGCCTTGCCCTGCGTGAAGATGGCCATCGCCTCGGGCCAGCTCATGTCGGTGCTGACGTTGGCCGGGCCGTAGTTCTTGATCAGGCCGCCGTAGAAGGCGTAGGCCTTCTTGGCTTCCTCGGAGTTGACGGCGGACTTGCCGCTGGCATCGGTGAAGTCGCCGCCGAAGCTGTACAGGA
Proteins encoded in this region:
- the dgoD gene encoding galactonate dehydratase encodes the protein MTLISRIETFLVAPRWLFVRIETDSGIVGWGEATCEGRSETVRTAVDQLSELLIGNDALRIEDHWQVMTKGSFYRGGPILASAVSGLDQALWDIAGKHFNTPVHQLLGGHVRDRIRMYGWVGGDEPNEVADQISAQLEVGLTAVKMNASGRMSPVASVAELDGVVRRVAAAREVLGDHRDVAVDFHGRFSLANARRVAPLLEPYRPFFLEEPVVPENTHLLREFTSSTTTPVSTGERLYSRQEFLPALQAGIAVAQPDLSHAGGITEVRKIASLAEIYEVQLAPHCPLGPLALAACLQVGFATPNFLIQEQSIGIHYNQGAEVLDYVVDKSPLKFVDGHIERLTGPGLGIEIDEAVVRAADKRGHAWRGPVWRHPDGAFAEW
- a CDS encoding bifunctional 4-hydroxy-2-oxoglutarate aldolase/2-dehydro-3-deoxy-phosphogluconate aldolase, with the protein product MTSELTTELLLAGIRQTRLVAIVRGTDGGAAAKAALSAMEEGFRFVEIALTTPDALAAIREVRAAAPAGCFVGAGTVLTAQDVEHVAEAGGQFMVTPALAESIDASAARGIPVLAGALTPTEAYEAMTRGATAVKLFPASIGGPGYLKALRDPFPGIPFIAVGGVGLGEAASYWQAGAVAVGLGGPLFGDAGSGGDLAPVRERARAFVALAAEFDGRTAAERPL
- a CDS encoding carbohydrate ABC transporter permease — protein: MTVLSNTEENIETRTANTVRSAPAPRRRKPLGTRAYKTFRVAALVAVVLFLVAPLFWMLLASFKTNVDIYDTGKSFFFTPTGENYANVLQRNNYFVFIFNSFWVAFVSTVLSLVLGVPAAYAMSRFTMHRSALVVLMARVIPGVSLLVPWYYVFSNLKMVGGFEVLILSHMFVSLPLIVYIMMSYFDSLPLELEESAQVDGLTPIGAFRRITLPLSVAGMATAGILSFIFSWNNFMFALVLSGSKTKTLPVAIFDFVSYASIDWGGLMAAATVVTVPIMIIALFTQKYIVSGMTAGATKG
- a CDS encoding sugar ABC transporter substrate-binding protein; the protein is MKRRSIVQYAAVAAALSLGLTACGGASGSSDAKAAGTVRVTLANHVWTEGIKAAIPEFEKSSGLKVELTQLGEDQLSDQYNVKLNAGSDEIDVMMYRPLQEGKAFAKNGYLADLTSKVSSDSGWDWKDYQEGPVKATTADGKVVGVPIITEREVLYYRKDLLKAAGLEVPKTMEELEAAAKAIKASSPDTAGFVARTGKSAAVTQFSSFLYSFGGDFTDASGKSAVNSEEAKKAYAFYGGLIKNYGPANVSTDMSWPEAMAIFTQGKAAFYTEADSLYKNATDPAKSKVADTVGFAALPAGPAGSKPYNIPSWGLAVNEASGNQDNAWKFIQWATSKERTLAAQKAGVPGPRSSVWADPAGTSTYPKDLAEAISTSAKNGVGHDRPEVVTVGKAREIVGGPIVATITGEDASAAADTAHDAFQKFLDSEKK
- a CDS encoding sugar ABC transporter permease: MSVLTPPRSAQSQPPSGRNARSASGARENFSAWANRHRKWLFAAPAMIFVGVLIIFPLAWTLYLSLTDSQGSVRAASEFVGLENYLTVLSDVERFWPAVGRTLSFTGVALVCEVVLGMCIALLLWRPFRGEKWVRVAILLPLVATPVAVGMMWRLIFDPNIGFVNQLLGMVGIPPQPWLSGQDTALGTTIFMDVWQWTPMVVLILLAGLTSLSEEPDEAARMDGANAFQRFFFITLPLMMPTVIVAILLRGIDALKTFDILYATKGKGGGSFHEVETLNVYAYGLSFDYNQYGLSSAVLILFFMIIIGSMWLLTMRKKAVSK